The sequence AGGCCACACCGATGAAGCCATCCACGTTGAGGATCAAGTTGGGTttctaacacaaaaaaaaaaaacacaaggtgtTAAGTAAAAATGGCGGAatgttatgaaaagaaaaagcaatCCTGACTTTGGAGGTAGTTATCTTCTCCACATCCAGAGCGTAGTCCAGCAGCTGTGTGGAGGGGAAGTGCTGCTTCACAAAGTCCTTCAAGATCTGCACTCTCATGTCTGGATTGTTAATCTGATGTAGAAGAGACAAAACATGTCAAGACACGAGAGACGGTGCAGGCTTGGTCCTAAACGAGGAGTTGTACTCACAGACTTGACTCTGTGGCCGATGCCCATGATGAGCTTGCCATCCTTCTTCATCTTGTTGACAAACTCCATGGGCAGGATGCCGCTGTCGAAAGCCTTGCTGAACTGCTTGGCCGCGGCGTCCAGAGCTCCTCCGAAGCGGTcgccctgcacacacacaaaaaaagacaaatataaggATAACTAAAATATCTCAATGGTTTCCTTCACTTCAGTTCTTACATACATCTTACATTACATCTTACATAGCATTGTACAAACAGGTAGggctacatttgtgtgtgtatttaagtGAAATGCAGCATGTCCTACAATGGTGAGCAGGCCGGAGGTGAGGCTGGAGATGAGATCTTTCCCAGCCCGAGCGCACACAATGGTGTTGTGGGCTCCGGATACGGCCGGACCGTGATCAGCCGTCACCATGAGACACATCTCGATGAACTGGCACGCGTATCTGGGCAACCTAGAACAAACATACCGTGTCATCGTGTTGTCTTAGAAGTTAGCTTCACCAGCCTGGGGATGACAAAAAACGGACCTCCTCTGGAACCAGAGAAGCCCCAGAGTTCCTCCCAGCCCGATTTCAGACTTGAAGACCTCAGTGATTGGCATGCCGGCGTAGATGAGCTCCTGCCCTCTCTCATCACAGATGCTGGTCATGAAGGATGCCGGTTTACGGATAAGTCCAAGCTCCTGCGTGTCAACGGGAACAAAAATACACTGACTGATGTGTAATAAATAAGCTaaatcattttaaattaaaaaaaaaagtgttacggACTCGTGCCCAGGAGTAGTCCATGGGAACAGTGGGGGGTGGCATCTCTGGCGCTGGCTGGATGACTCCTTTGGTAACAAGGTCATCATATACGCACCTGCATCCACAGAAACATAGGAATTATGCTTCATCTAGATTCaaatgaagtcagccatgggaTGTCCCACACGATAAAGTGAaatagttctcctcccattccatgtggaagtggtaggttctTGGcctcttaagtttagaagaagaagacaagacTTGCGCATTGTgttgtaaacaataaataataggagtctataggtgaatataggggtgttatttcatgtcttcaggactctaataatgttaagaaccgTATTCAGAAAGTCATAaccagattttctatgctctaactacaaaaaataatgaCTGACATTgagtcatttattttgaaaatgaattCAGGGTCtggaagtaaaaaataataaatatgaatatgagcaTGCACTGACTTGATGATCTCTCCCAGCTCGTCAAAGCTCTTCGGCACAAAAGCGCCAGCCTCCTTCAGAGCTTTGTTCTTCGCCACCGCTGTTTCCGAAGCCTGGTTGGCGCACGCTCCGGCGTGGCCAAACTGGACCTGAGGCGCACAACAAAACATTGAAAGCCTTTTCAAGCTCCTGTTGTCAGTCATGTTGCGTTCACCTCTGAGGCGAACATGGTGGCGCAGGTTCCGATGCACCAGCACACCACGGGCTTGGTGATCCTGCCTTGTTTGATAGCCTGGCAGATCTTGTACTCCTCTGTGCCGCCGATCTGTGGAAAAACTCCACATTAGGGTTCGTTCAATCCCGTGGAGAACTTAATGGATGCCTCACCTCTCCGAGCACGACAATCATCTTCACGCCGGGGGTGTCGTGGTAGCGCAGCACGTGGTCAGTGAACACGGAGCCCGGGTACCTGCGGCACAGCCCACACTCGTTGACAAGGTGTTACAATAAACCATAACACCCAGTTAAGTTTCCCCTGATACTAAACTCGTCTCCAACAATCATGGCGGAGACAACATGTGTCAAAGGTCACGTACCGGTCTCCCCCAATGGCCACCCCTTCAAAGACGCCGTCGGTGGTACGCGAGATGATGTTGTTGAGCTCATTGGACATGCCCCCCGAACGCGACACGTACGCCACGCTGCCCGGCCGGTACAGTTTGGAGGCCAGGATGTTGTCCAGCATTCCTCCCGTGTTCCCGATCTTGAAGCAGCCCGGCTTGATGCCTCCCACCTGGGACCAACCAGACATTTATTAgtgcatttatttacatttaacaaTACATCATTTTgagatttattaaaatttttagcATTTCAAGGCACCAGGTATGTTGTTTTAGAGtgctattttatattttagcacagtaatccctcatttgtcACTGTTATTGaccacaataagtgaatttccacaatttATTAATGTCAAcagaccatagaaaacctgttttccaCCATCCTcacattagagtcctctagatatgaaataacacccctatagtcacctttgcacccattttgatatatatttttctgttataaaattagtttattttatcaaatttaaatggtattatttaaaacaaaacaggccagcatttttttcccatcagaaACAAATACTGTAGCTTCTAAATTACCTTTTGTTGCTTTAGACATTGTCAATAAAGTTGGCTCAGTCTACTGCTAGGACGTCTCAAAGCATTAAGACTGGCATTGGAGGAGGATATTGAACTCACCGTGGCTGGCCCGATGATAGTGACGCCCTTTTCATCCGCCGCCTTGATGATCTTCCTGGTGTGGGCTTCAGGGATTCCCTCAGCTATTATAGCGATGGTGCGaatctaaacacacacaaaaaatatatatatatttttctagcCCACAGAAGCCCCGTTTGTAGTGCCGTACCTGCGGGTACTGCATGGTCTCCATGGTGCTATCAAAGGCTGAGCGCAGGGAAGCGAAACTGATGAGCACGTCCACGTCCGCGTGCTTCTTCATGGCGTCGCTCATGTTCTTATACACGGGGATGAGGATCTCCTTGTGGCCCCAGTAGAACTTCTGCTTGTGGTCTCCGCTGGAAGGCAGCAGGGCTGAGCATGACGTATCGTTGTGTGTGATATGGGATCCAAATGCTGTTATGGCGACAGAGCTTTCATTACGTGAAGGGGTACACCATGGCCGCCACTGAGGGCTCGTCTCTGGAGCAGACGTAGTCAAAGTCCAGCATGCCCTGCACGGCGCGTGTCTGCATGCCCCACACGATGGACTTGGTGTGCTTGCTAAACAGAGTGGTTGCCTTGGCTGCAAGGAGAGAACAGACTttgtgagacatttttttacaccTGAAGAGGGCGCTAAAGCACCTCTGAATCCACCCCAATTATGCCACCTAAATGTGATACCATATAAtaataccatgtgtgtattttctcacCAACAGGAGCTCCACTTTTGGCTTTCTTCGCCGGCGAGCTCTCGGCTTTGCCTCGGTTCTCGGAGAAGGACGCTGTTCGAGTGGACCCTGGAGTCTGAAAGCGCCACAGAGTGTTATTGTTATTCGTTCTGTGGGACAAAATTCCCCACAGACACACTCCACGATCTTGTGGAACGTGTTGCAATGAGAGTGGAAGCTTTTATAGCTGTGGGGGAAA comes from Doryrhamphus excisus isolate RoL2022-K1 chromosome 15, RoL_Dexc_1.0, whole genome shotgun sequence and encodes:
- the LOC131103583 gene encoding ATP-citrate synthase, which translates into the protein MSAKAISEQTGKEFLYKYICTSAPVQNRFRYANVTPETDLDRLAQEHSWLLTERLVVKPDQLIKRRGKLGLVGVNLDLNGVREWLKPRLMKETVVGKAKGVLKNFLIEPFVPHKQEEEFYMCIYAAREGDYVLFHHEGGVDVGDVDAKAKKLLIGVDEKISEESVTKQLLSHVPNDKRLILAQFIVGLFNLYEDLFFTYLEINPLVVTKDGVYVLDMAAKIDATADYICKAKWGDVEFPPPFGREAYPEEAYIADLDAKSGASLKLTLLNPQGRIWTMVAGGGASVVYSDTICDLGGVDELANYGEYSGAPSEQQTYDYAKTILSLMTREKHADGKVLIIGGSIANFTNVAATFKGIVRAIRDYQVPLKEHEVTIFVRRGGPNYQEGLRVMGEVGKTTGIPIHVFGTETHMTAIVGMALGHRPIPNQPPVAAHTANFLLNSSSSQSTPGSTRTASFSENRGKAESSPAKKAKSGAPVAKATTLFSKHTKSIVWGMQTRAVQGMLDFDYVCSRDEPSVAAMVYPFTGDHKQKFYWGHKEILIPVYKNMSDAMKKHADVDVLISFASLRSAFDSTMETMQYPQIRTIAIIAEGIPEAHTRKIIKAADEKGVTIIGPATVGGIKPGCFKIGNTGGMLDNILASKLYRPGSVAYVSRSGGMSNELNNIISRTTDGVFEGVAIGGDRYPGSVFTDHVLRYHDTPGVKMIVVLGEIGGTEEYKICQAIKQGRITKPVVCWCIGTCATMFASEVQFGHAGACANQASETAVAKNKALKEAGAFVPKSFDELGEIIKCVYDDLVTKGVIQPAPEMPPPTVPMDYSWARELGLIRKPASFMTSICDERGQELIYAGMPITEVFKSEIGLGGTLGLLWFQRRLPRYACQFIEMCLMVTADHGPAVSGAHNTIVCARAGKDLISSLTSGLLTIGDRFGGALDAAAKQFSKAFDSGILPMEFVNKMKKDGKLIMGIGHRVKSINNPDMRVQILKDFVKQHFPSTQLLDYALDVEKITTSKKPNLILNVDGFIGVAFVDLLRTCGGFTRDEADEFVEIGALNGIFVLGRSMGFIGHYLDQKRLRQGLYRHPWDDISYVLPEHMSM